From the Manihot esculenta cultivar AM560-2 chromosome 14, M.esculenta_v8, whole genome shotgun sequence genome, the window TGATCAATTTTTGCTTCCATTAAATGGACTACCTACTCATCTTAATGCCCAAAATTATTTCTCACTGTCTTGCTAAAGTGGGGCATCCACTTTACCCTTGTTCACTTTCACATTCACTGTACCCTTTCCTGGCTACCACCGAATACAGTTTTATCTAATTCTAATTCATCGAACAACCAGTTGTTCCAGAATTATCCAAGTTCAAGTGATTATCCATTGTTGAAGGTGGGATGCAATGGGATTGATTCTGGCTAGCTAAGCTGCATCACTTTCTCAAGAAAGCTTTAATATATTACATGTATCGTTTTTGTTCATGCATGTATTCTTCTTCTTGTTTCTTCATGTGTATTGtctaaattttagtttttataccaTATTCGTCATGCTTCTGTTCTTAGTTCGCATGTCTTGTCTTaactatatttaattttttattattgtgtacaattaaaaataaataaataaagacagACACACACAAGTTGTCTATTAGGTTTTTGTCACCCCATGCGAGAAGTCGTTTTCACTTCTTTTTATCCTGCATGCATGGACCCcaaaaaacatatatattaagtttttttttataagaaaatattattaatatataaaaagttcttataaaaaaatagcaTGAGCTAAAACTCTAtcactatttttttatatttgttttgttTAAGCAtgcaaaaactttttttttttttttgaaatggaagcatgcaaaaacatttaaatactCATTTAACTTGAACTTTttgaactttaaaaaatttagttgaaAAATTGTTCTCTTAATTATcgtaatttttttgatttttagcGTGAGTGATGAccatttcttaattaattaaaactctaAGTTGCATTGAATTTTATGAAATTAggtatttaattttgtaaaagtCTAAATAAAACAGAAATTAATTACCCATTTTAAAGAACTAGATACCTAGCTTTTCTTGTTTTTCAAGCCTATAGAAATTtagggaaaaaaaatattttctatcctCCAAAACCTTTTCAAAAATACTTTCAAGGCACACAAGAAACTTTaggttaaaaatattatacatgtCAAATTTTAGAATCATCAAGATTAATAAGCTCATTGAAGTTATGGGGctatcataaaaaataagaaaaaataaaaaaaaggaaaaagaagcaaTGTCAATCTCTGAAGGTGGATGAAAGCAGCAATCCTTGAATCTTCAGGCTTTCAGAGTCAACCACTATATAAATCTATTGCCTTCGGTTGACAAACCAGAGTTGCTTCCATATAAACTAAAACGGACCCTCCAAATGGCACAAGCACGAGCAAATAGGTCCAAATCTAACCTCCCCTCTGAGCAACCAAGCTACGTgtacaaagaacaaaaagacaACAGAGCTTATCATGAGCATTGATCCATTGCGTAGTCCAAAACTTATCATGAGCATTGATAcccaagaggaagaagaagaagaagcagcaaAATGAGATAAAGTGAAGATGACGCATAGGGTGATGATGGCAAAATGTTAATGTGGCGAATCGCAGATCATGGGATGTTTATAATTATTTGAAGCTTTGACGGTGTGATAAGGTGGTGGCATCGCCATCATGCTGTCACTCGTGATCATTAGCTtctctctttttattaattttgaggcCATGGTTAGAGCTGCATCTTCTGATATTCTATATATACAGATGGATGATAATGTTCGGGTATTTTATGCGATTTCATTGAGTGCTATCGAAATGAATTTAAAGggtataattaaatttagaataaatttagaatttttaaaaaatactttaatttttcgtCCCGACCCAAAACCTAAAACCTTAAACTCTCGACCGgatcctgaactctgaaccctGGACCCTGAATCCTgaacataaatttaatttttaaaaatatggagATTAGAAGAGTAAAATTTGAAATCTTTTCAGATTTATTTAGATACACTTATCATCAAATTAAATCTGTGAGTGCGAACacaaattatttatatctaattaactttaaaatagtatttagtttttaaaattaatagtatttaagataataatttgcCATTAAAACTCTATAAATATAGTAGTGATTGCTGAAagtgaaataatttttaatctttcttttcatctgATTCAAacctaattaattaatcttaatttaattaCTACTTCCATGATTTTTATTAGTCAATGTTAATTCATCGTCTAAAATacctattttataatatttagtcAATACGGGGCTTACTTTAGATGGAAGATtgataattttatgatttttatttaaaattaataagatttaagtttatttttctttcaaattataaatgtattattattattatttaagtaTGTTTTACTGAAAACTAATTATCATGAAGTTTATAATTACCTACTCCACTATAATAATGCAATGATCAAACTTGAGTTTAAATCAGTATactcaataattttatttttttttaaaaattatacatacaaatattatataaaaattaaaataaaattttgcaacgaatttttaaatataaaaaatttaatatttgaactATTAACACTgtatcaaatattaaaattagttaCAAAATGTTTTACACTGATATTAatcttattattataaaaactaacatataacaataatataaataaggttaataataatgtataaaaaaataataataacgacAATTATagtcattaataaaaaaaattatttttaatagtaatatttatagttattaataatattttttaaatagcaatcacaatatagttataaaatacttaaaggttataattttatatcattAATAGATAacgataatatattattactataaatttataataattgataATACGTGGATTTCTAATATTAAATCTGCGGTCAGTTCCACGAAAGAAAAATTAAGTTTAATCTCAACGACAGCTTTGTATTGATTTATTCTCAAAAGGTCTGTTCAAAACTCGTATTAACGGGCTTGATTGAATTGAATCTAAGTCCAATAAAAAAAACGTTATTCGGTTGATCAACTAAACTCACGAAATAGCAAATTCCATACATTTGGGATCATGCTAAGATAGACgccgaaaaaaattaaatagtcgaCTGATAATAGAGAGAAGGATTATACATACATACGGTTCTACATGATATCAGTATATCCTATTATAGATTCACAGTGAAAATAGAAGTTAAGTTTACATCCAACCTAATCCTACTCTCTTTCAAATTTCAGATcatagtaataaattttatattttaaaatttgaactgGCAagcaaattatatatatatgtatacgaAAAAGAAGAGCTAGAGTGAATTTATCAACACTTGTAGCTTTAGGGTATGTCCTAGGGATCATGGTGGAAGCATATACTAATGTTCCCCCATCGACAAAGGACAAGTTCCACTTGTCAGGAATTTGTAAAAATAACTTGGAAAAACAAGAAGGTGCTAATTGAAGATTGACACATACAACATTACTACTTGCACCGATTTACATCATCAACAATTAATGTCAAATTCCACAACCTCTAAGTTGAAATTTGTAATCTTAGTTGCTTGGCCCCCCAAAAGATCTTCTCATGGGGAATCTGCCTTAGCTTCATTACATATATTCATCAATTGTCCATTTGACAACCATACCTTCAATAACACCATCAATGTCCTATAACACATGGCTGCAACTTGTCCTCAACTAAATCCCTCCAAATCCTAGTTAAAACTTTATTTTCAATTTGGTGTTGTTATATATACCGACAACTTTTAACCCTAAACGCACAATTGCAGTATAAGTGAATTAAAGTTTATTAatgtatttgatatttttaataaattttatattaaataagatTGAATATTTAATAGTATAGATTAAGAATTGAAACCTCTTGAAATCATAACACATGTATACTATATAGCGTTTTATTTGATTATGTTTAAGCAGTATTTAAAAAGAATGAGACTTAAATTTCaatctaaaaaaattcaaaaggaaTCAAAATGGCTCAAACTCTCCAATAACCTAATTATTAATACCCAATCACCCAACATCTCATATGCTTATATAGGACATTAAATGTGTATCTGAAAAAGTAAGGTTTTAGTCGATTAAACATTAATGAGCCAATTACCTAACATTAATTAATCGACCAAAAAGTTTCTACTGAAAATATAATAGTCTACGACTGAAGAAATATGTGCTAGAGGTACCTATATGGATGAAAGTATAAATACCCTTACCCTCGTTGAAAACGGAATGAAAATTATTCAGCTTGATAACTCTCTGCAACCCTCCAATCTTAAGCATTCCAAACACTTCAAATCCAGAAGAATTATACCCTTCATTTATTCTCACATATTTACTATCCTTAATCTTTAATCTAACCAACGTGTCTAGATCCGTAGATTTTTTAGTTATCAAAACCCTAAAAGTAAAAGATCTTTTTAAGTATTAAAGAAAGGGGTATATAGATTCACTGCAGAAGGATACAAACTAATCCTttcaagaaataaataaataaaatcccaATAATCCAAAAAGTAAACAAGTGTAGCTAGGTTGGAATGAGAATATGTCATTTTTTTTCATACCTTAATTGGAGAATGCCAAATTGTCCAATAAAAAGTATAGATATATATATGGAAATTCTTACATTGACCAAATATAATGGAGTTTGATCAATCTCTCCCTCAATTCACAATTGACAAATCTGACCCATTTTCACGTAGAAAATGCAATTCACTTGTTGATGCGTGTACTCTTCATATCCTCTATATTGGTATGCAATGGCTACAGACCAGTGGAGGACTAATTAATTagtcaattaaatttaattaattctaaAGTATACAATTTGGCAAAATGGGTTGGCATTAATCATCAGTTATAATAGAATTTACATGAAAttcaatattattaattgttataaaaaaaaaaatcattgcaCATagcatattataaaattttttccaTGTAAATCAAGCTCActatatttgaatatttttaaattttaattattaatttaaatatttgacaTAAAATAGagtatatttatatatgaagAAAAATACAAAGGAAGCATGCAGTAGGAAATAGGTGGTTGTTATTAAATAGTATGATGAATGGACATGATAGGCTAGAAATGAATATATAAATAAGACCTGTAAGGAAAGGAAAGAACAAATTCTTATAGCTAGTACTATATTCTATAAGCTGTACTCTATAgattttgtttttcttcttcAAGAAGGACTAGGTTATGaggtattatatataatatatccaGCTAGAGCTAGGGTTTTGGATGGATGGATGGAATAAGTTAGGCAGAAATGCAATGCAGCAAGATATAATGCCTGGGcacctaaaaagaaaaatcatgtACGTAAAAAATTTTGAGCTAATGGAAGTcagaatccaaaaaaaaaagaagaaatgaaGTGACCTCCCACTCAAAAAAAGagcaaaagaaaaatattaaaattaggaAACTAGCTAGACAGAGTCTGATATATACCAGTATGAGTTGCctatgaaagatttgagaactTCAAACTGTAAGATTCAAAACAAAGCTGGACATCactaataaaaaagataaaaagggGAAACTTGCATGCTTGAGGAAGCTTCAATTATAGCAAATTTTACAGAGACATGGTTGATTGAACCTCACTGACCATTGTTGCTCACACTGTATCTCTCTTTTTAACAACATTTGGCATCTTAATTTTAATGCatactctttttctttttttttttcccagaaGAGTGATGGAAAGAAATTAGACAGGCTCTGGTAGATTTGGTACATCATTGTATtgataccaaaaaaaaaaagatttcacTGACAATCTGAACCCAAAATGTTAGTGGCAACATTTCATTTTActcaatctattaattttatcttttttttttaatattgcgGAGAGTATTCTCgtgaaatttaataattttataaaatttaatgaaactAAATTAAAAGAAGAATCGGTGTGATGTGTAATGTGatagtattttaaattaaaatttcttcgAGAGCGTGTTTTAtagatcaattttttaaattctacaTTTATTGTGGAGTgtataaaagtaattaaaaattttattaaaatgtttatgattttttataacaatttagtTTTATCTCTAAATCTAAGTATATATTTTATCTCTAacatgaaaataaattgaaattatggATGTGAGTGCTAATAGTTGTATAATAACTCATAAGACTAGATATTATGCCTCTAAATTGACTTTAacgaataatattttaaaaaatttgtgctttaaatttatatatactaaattaatagacttatgtttctttaatagtaaaataaattatataatatattatattattgacTATTTTATAtaccaataaaaataattatataaattttgtcAAACGCTTAGAATATATGACTTACAATCCATTAACCGTTATTAGTGTAACACCAACTAAAAGAGGTTCTGCTTGTCTTGGAAGACACGGGATTCCCACGTCAAGAAACTGTAAGTTAAAGGCTTCatttgtttaataaaaaatattttcaatattttttaacattttgcgtattaaaaaaataataataaaaaattaaatcattttccGAAAAAATTACttctatttataaaaaagtcacattaaaatttttatatacaaatatattaatatattttatgctttaatttaaaattaaataataaaaaataaattaatttattgaaagaTATTTTTCCTATTTTCCACAAACCAATATCTTAATTAAGTCCGAACTATTTAAATTGGGCcaatgaaaaaggtttatttaaattgaaccaATATCTTAATTGTATTGCTACCTAACATTAAACAAAATAGGCTCTTAGGAAATGAAAATTtgtctaaaaatttatttactttttaattaatgtaAATGGATCAAATTTTGAAGTGATTTATCAAGCTGActctaaattaaatttctattttatGAATTATTTAAGTTCAGTTAAAATCATTTAATCAAAGGACATCAATCCAAGGACAACTCATGACAATATTAATGGCTTCCAATATCTACTCACAGAAATTCTTGAAATTATCTGCCCTAAGACGCTAATGCATTTTCTATGGTGATATTTCACCTTCAAGTTCTAAACTAAATTTCTAAATGCTTGACTTCTACTTCAAGGGTCCTGATTAGTTCCCTGGCAATCAGATTTGTGGTATCATCCAACTAGCAAGCACATCTTTTCAGTTTCTAGCAAAACCAGTATTTTAAAATGGATCATCCAAAGACAAGAACCAGTTTCCACTGCAAAGACTTCCAGTACGCATATCTGTAAATATTCTTACAAACATCTGATCCTAAATACAGTTCTCAAACTAGCAAACTCTAGCCATTAAAGGATAGCGCTTGAAAGAAGTctaaaaaggaagagaaaaagcATAGTTTTAAGTTGACAAGTTGCACATTTCATGGAGCTTGAAGAGTTTGCTCAACCCGTGTTTCTCATCCCAGCAGCTATCCCATTTATGGTAATGAGCAGGGCATCTCTGAGCTTATTGTTGTCATCATCACTTCTAAGCCTCTTTAGAATCTCCACCTGCAACATGTTCATGGGATTGAGATAAGGAAGTCTGCTCTCTATAAGCCGCCTCAGGCTCCGGTTGTTCTCGGATAGTTTCTCATGCCCACTAACCACCAACACATACTTTTCTGTTGTTAAGAGTTCCCTTCTGAGTGCAGCCCCAAGCTCTCGCCTGCTCTCAGATACAAGCACTTCATCGTAGTGCTTGGCTATAGGGATGTCTGCCTTTCCTAAAACCATCTCTATAAGATCTATAGTGGATTGGAAGAAAGGCCATTCTTCGTACATTGCCTTCAAGTCTTCCGTAAATCCCTTCTCACAAGCACCCTTTAGACCGGCTCCAACTCCAAGCCAAGCAGGAAGCACAAATCTGGTTTGAGTCCATGCAAATACCCATGGAATGGCACGAAGATGCCCAATCCCAGTTGAGCTCTTTCTTCTTGTTGGCCGGCTTCCTATGTTAAGAAAGCCAAGCTCAGCCTGGGGAGTAGCCTCATGAAAGTAAGCAAGGAATTCTGGATTATCGTAGACAGTACTCCTGTAATTTTCGCAACAGATTTTTGAAATCTCCTCCATGACATTGCACCATTTTTTTTCTCGAGGTGGAAGCGGGGGACACAGGGTTGCTAGCAGCACTGCAGTTGTGTATATCTCTAGCTGTCTTACAGCAGTATGTGGGAGCCCAAACTTGGCCTGTACCATTTCTCCTTGCTCAGTTGACCTCAGAGTACCCTGCCAATTGAATTCACATTTAACATGGAAAATTAGTAACACTTTTTTTccgtttcaaaaaaaaaaaatcattaactcAGTTCATGGAAATTAATGATAGTTCATTTCAGCTAAGAAACTTAAAATACTGCTAGGTTTGAAACAAATggcacaataataataataataaaatcttatTCACCACGAAAACAACACTATTACTGTCTAAGCAAGCAGAAGGGAGACGTGGGAAAGAGGGAAACTAACTGACAAACGGTTTCCATGAAGCGCTGATGCATAAACTCACCATTACTGAACCAGGTGGTTGGGATTGTATGGCAAGATATGTGGGACCACCACCTCGACCAATACTCCCTCCACGTCCATGGAATAGAGTTACTTTGATACCATATTCATTGCATGCTGCAACAACATCCTCCTGTGCCTTGTAAAGTTCCCATGCAGCTGTGAAGCGCCCAGCATCTTTACCAGAATCAGAATATCCAACCATCACCTAGCCACAAATGTTGTTGTAAGCTCCAGAAATTTCCATAAGAAACCTACTGAAATCAATTTAGAAAACAAAAAACAgctttatgaaataaaaaatacctCTTGATGTCCATTATGGTTCTTAATGATGTGTTCCCGGTACCAACCAATGGATAGCAATTTTCTGATCACCGAACCAGCCCCTCTCAGGTCCTTCACAGTTTCAAACAATGGCACCACTCGCAGTCTGTTCCAATATGTATCTCATAAGAATATATACTGAAGATGATGCAATAGGAACAAAGGACATGCACTTCTCTATTTATCATCCCAGCTAAGTATTTTATGGCAAGCAGAAGAGACCAAGTAGATTATCAATCAAGTTATGTAATGGTTTTATAtagtttgtaaaaaataaaaagataattaaataaataaatgacaaACCCTCATGACAGGATGTCATGTCCAAAAATATATCAAACATTGGTGCAGCATCagcaaaagaagaaaggaaagcaGCCTTCAGAATGAAATGGCTTCGATGATTTTTACCGATGCATGTTTAACTATGAGTAAATAATCATAGATACAAAATATTAGAAAAACCAGCGGCACACTTTCACATTTGCCAATAATAGGAATCATTCTACTTCTGCAAATCCCAAAAGCATATATCGCCAGAATTATACCAGGAAATTGCTTTGTTTCTGTTGCTAATCATACATGTGGCACAATTTTAAATGTCACAGGAAATTTATGACAGTACTTTTAACAAACATGCGCATATTTAAATGAATGTGTTGCTAAGTACATGACAGTGAACATATCTGAAAAAACCGTTTGCTCAGAGCACTTCAAAAAGAAATTTGTACTCACGTTCCACCAGGACATGGTCTCCCCAACTCACCACTAACAGCAAGCCGGGCATCCTTCTGCAGAAGCTCCACAGCAAGGACATCACTTGCCTGTCAAACAGAAAGTTCTAGTCAACATTACTGTAGATTCTTCTTGATAAAAGACTGGATAAGTAATGTGATGTTCAAATTGAGGGCAAAAATTTACTATTGTCCACAAAAAAACAAATGGATTTATAAGAATCAGTAGCAGCGGCTGATCATACATTGGATGCCATAGAAATCACATAAGCTCCAAGTGAATCACTTCCCAGCTCAGCAGCAACTCGAAAAGAATCCAAAACTTCTTTAACATCAGGAGCAACCTTCAAAGTTCAAAGAGACAATCAAGTAAaggaaaacatgtccattaAATAAATGCTTGGAAGAGAATAGCAAAATATTTTTGGTTCATGACACATGATACAAGGAGCCTTTGCAACAATCTCAAGAAAGTAAATACCCTACTCTTTTAGTTTAACATTATAAACTGTCTAAACATGTTACCTCAATAGTAGGAGGAACCAGTGGTCGCTTCCCTTTCAGTTCTCTTGTTAGAAACTCTAGTTTCTTTTCTTCATCCCACTCACTATACATTCCCATGTCCAAATATTTCGTTATTGCATCTAGTGTTTCAGCATGTCTTCCAGATTCCTAATAAATTGCAAAAACTTCAGTAGAAGTCGCTTCACATAAGCATATATATGATGAATAGCCACAAACAAGATGCACCTGGCGCAAGTCTAGCTTCATTAATACCATCCCAAAGGTAGCAACTCTTCTGATCAGATCAGCCAACCGACCATCAGCCAGAACCCCAGCTCCACATGATTGCTGAAAAAATTGATTACTGAACAATCAATTTAAACTAAAACCATTGGAGTTCCCCCTCACTCAATTACTACTATTGTTTGTAGGAGAGATATTGCCACAAGAATGCATGAGATATTACCAGAGACTCGTAGCATAGAAGCAATGGTTCTAATAATTGCTCTGTTGTTTCATAGTAATCCCATGGATCATGTTCACAAGGAAGATCTTCAAGAAGAAGTTCCAACCGTCTTCTTGTCCTTGTAAGCTGATATCAGAAATCATAGCACAGCAAACATAAATTCACCATCATATAGTAAATAGAGTAAATGGAATTACAAGCCTTATCCTGTGTCAAATAACAATAGTAAAGCAAATGAGTACAGCTGAATAAATTTGAAACTAAACCAGTTAATGTATTGATTAGTAACCCTTAGATGATAGAagcttctcctttttttttccaaGTTCATTTTGATCTGACTGGTTCTCAACCCACTTAGATAAATCCAGTACCACTAATCTAAAGCTCACTTGTTTCTTAATTGAGGAAGATGGCATAAACGAACAGCACCTTAATTTGGCAGAATTTAGTTTTATCCTTATCTCAAACTCTTCCCAATATCACTAGTCCTTCCCCACATCATTAAATCAATCAGCACCACATTTTACAATAAAAACTTGACAGCCAACATAAAAAATTGAGCCTCCCaatcaaaacatcaaagattttccacaaacatatatatttatatccaCATTATTCAGATCATTTAAATTTGgaagactttttttttaattggcaTTTGGAACATAATGCTTTACAGTGGTAAGCAGAATTTGGTTCAAACCAAAAAATTCAACTGAActgattaatttcaattttttctgtTCGATTTTAAAGTTAATTCGTTTCAGgttggttttattttttatatttctaagTTATTTTGGTTCAGTTCAGTGTTTAAAGCAAAATTTTCAGTAAAACTGAACTGAATCAAGATTTTTCAGAACCTGGGTTTATAGTTTTAGGGATATTTAATCAAATGCCCATCCACTGTGCCACGATACCTCTGTCTTTCTATATTTTCTCTTCTTGCTTCTTTTCCCTACTGCACTTTGAAGATTCTTCCCCACTGTTGCATCTTGAATACTCTCCCCCCCACTCCCACCCCACCTTTTTCCTTTGCTGCAATCACCAATTCCTTATACATTTTTCCTCATTAAGTATCCTTTTATTTCATGGAAAATCAACATCTTCTGACATTTTGGAACACTTAGAAAAATTAGTcaatagaaaatattattttggtaCAAGACAAAACtgctatttttaaataaaaagatttcTTCTTTTCAAAGTAGAAATCATTTTCTAAACTTTGGAATTGTATTATTACCACTAAACTTTCCATACATAGATTTATTATCaccctttttttaatattacaaccAAATTAtggaaaataagttattttcctaaaaaatattttccacttACAAGTTATTTTTACAGAAACAAAAGGAGCCTAAATCTCATTTTGAAAACCCCTTTTTATTTCTCTATCATTAGAATTACATATCTATCTTACCATTACCAAGCTATAATTATCCAAATTGTAAAAAGTCAGACCCCCCACATTATATTGCTGCATGATAAATCTAGGGCTTAGATTGCTGTGATTCGGTGTGAAGTAATGCCTAGGGTTCATTACCACTGATAGCAAGCCACCCTGAACATGGAGTGATTGGGAGTTGTTGGGTGTTGGCAAGGGCATGAGAGAATCTAGGCAGCCAATGAGATTCGGGATGAGGACTCCCATGAGGGAAGCTCAAACTTGTTAGTGAGACCTCAAGAATAATTTTATATCTCTAACACACGTCTGCATGTGAATTTCCACTTGGCTTGAAGCGTGAAGAAGCATAGATCCTCTTTTCCTTGTACTGAAATGATATGAAATCTAGACTTTTTTGTCTAAGAGGCTCTTATGTCATATCAAGAGACTACTAAACCTAAAAGTTCAAAGCTTGTAGGTGAGAGCATCAAGAATAGTTTTATATATCTAACAATCTCCCAATAAGCATACAGAGGTAGCAACTCTAGTTGTGCACTCCATGTTATTCAAAccaaattcttttaaaaactaGAAGCTAAAGGGGCGTATAATTTTTATGCTCATTCACACTACTTCTAATAAATAAAGGACTTTAACTTTCCAAATTATGAATGTATTTAtcatgaattaaaattaaaatactccgAGTAAAGAGGTGCtaacttctttttcttttttggcatTTTGTCCCAGTTTTCACAGAATTCAACAGTAATACCTTTGAAAGAATTTCCATATcaaactgaaatttttgaaaaagcTTGACATTGATCAACGAATGAACCTTTTCTGGAAGGGGAACCAACTTTATTGCACAAGCcatagaatttttaataatagccTTACTTCTAGTGAATGGTATATATTCTCAAAGAATCAAAATTACAGTATGCCTATCTTTTGTAATAATTGACAACTTAGAAGGAGCAGAAACAAGGAATACCTTATCTTTCACATTGCCAAGAACAATTCTGTAAGGAGCAATTCCAGGACGTTGAGGCAGACTTGGCTCCAGAAGCTTCTGGAAGCTGGATCTTCCTATCTTAGATTCTGCAAATAGTTTCCTCTGAGCAATTAGTTGACTAGAGGTGAAAGATCCCCGAGGAGTCCCAGAAGAGGGAGGACCACTGGAGTTGGCAAGACTTCCATTTGGGAATGATTTGCGTGAACCCTGAGTAGAATCCTGGAATGAAGATTCTGAATTTGAAGAACCCAGGGCATCCTGTCATTAATACAGcaagagaaagaagaataaaaaacaGTAAAAAAAACTTGAATTATAATGCTGATCATTAGAAAAAGAAACACCTAAGTAGAAGCAAGAGCTTGGTTCACCTGATGATTCAAGGGCATGTAATCAGTCCCTGGAAGTTCCAATTTGGGATACTGA encodes:
- the LOC110600619 gene encoding phosphoenolpyruvate carboxylase 4 gives rise to the protein MTDTTDDIAEEISFQSFDDDCKLLGNLLNDVLQREVGGRFMEKLERIRILAQSACNMRVAGIEDTAELLEKQLASEMSKMTLEEAVTLARAFSHYLNLMGIAETHHRVRKARSMTHLSKSCDDIFNQLLQGEVSPEELYNTVCKQEVEIVLTAHPTQINRRTLQYKHIRIAHLLDYNDRPDLTHEDREMLIEDLVREITSIWQTDELRRHKPTPVDEARAGLNIVEQSLWKAVPHYLRRVSNALKKHTGKPLPLTCTPIKFGSWMGGDRDGNPNVTAKVTRDVSLLSRWMAVDLYIREVDSLRFELSMNQCSDRMLKVANDILLEETSSEDRYENWNQPMTRSQIKPHGQQTPALPTQLPATADLPACTDCNTGGSQYPKLELPGTDYMPLNHQDALGSSNSESSFQDSTQGSRKSFPNGSLANSSGPPSSGTPRGSFTSSQLIAQRKLFAESKIGRSSFQKLLEPSLPQRPGIAPYRIVLGNVKDKLTRTRRRLELLLEDLPCEHDPWDYYETTEQLLEPLLLCYESLQSCGAGVLADGRLADLIRRVATFGMVLMKLDLRQESGRHAETLDAITKYLDMGMYSEWDEEKKLEFLTRELKGKRPLVPPTIEVAPDVKEVLDSFRVAAELGSDSLGAYVISMASNASDVLAVELLQKDARLAVSGELGRPCPGGTLRVVPLFETVKDLRGAGSVIRKLLSIGWYREHIIKNHNGHQEVMVGYSDSGKDAGRFTAAWELYKAQEDVVAACNEYGIKVTLFHGRGGSIGRGGGPTYLAIQSQPPGSVMGTLRSTEQGEMVQAKFGLPHTAVRQLEIYTTAVLLATLCPPLPPREKKWCNVMEEISKICCENYRSTVYDNPEFLAYFHEATPQAELGFLNIGSRPTRRKSSTGIGHLRAIPWVFAWTQTRFVLPAWLGVGAGLKGACEKGFTEDLKAMYEEWPFFQSTIDLIEMVLGKADIPIAKHYDEVLVSESRRELGAALRRELLTTEKYVLVVSGHEKLSENNRSLRRLIESRLPYLNPMNMLQVEILKRLRSDDDNNKLRDALLITINGIAAGMRNTG